TTCAAAGTTCTAATAAAACTGGACAACATACGTAATCACTTTATTAGAAATAATTTATCTCAGTTTACAACGATAGGTTCAATACATGCTGCATGCTTGAATGTTGCAGCACCATTAATACAAATTGACTTAAAATACTAACTTAATtttgaaatgtaataaatattcATATTTCTACTTAGATTAAAGTGCACAAAAACATGCAGATAATTTTATTGCGATTTCAACATAAATATATAAACGTAAACTCATGAACAATTACAATatcttcaaattttaaatacctGCTTAATTATTCATATAGAAACCCTAAAAGTTATAGTagtgaaataaaaatttactTTCTGGTGCGTTGCAATACTATTACCGTTCTCTTTCAGCATATCCTAAATTCATATTTTGTATTTGAAACTTCATTTGGCACAATAATGCATTTACAACTATTTACCAAggtttttctctttttattaTTGCATAATTAACAACCAACTGAGATtcgtaaaaatatttaaaaagtaacaaaaatAATCTCATTTTTATAGCTAACGCACTTCAGAAGTTTAAAcggaatgtaaatattgtacaaCTAAAATTACACAGTTACGATATGTATTAAGATGTTTTAAATACTGAATACTGAACTTCCATCTCTAATGAAATGGAATCTTGTAGGATACATCATTTTTCCTATTGCGTTTCTAGTTTTGGGTTAGGAAACCACAACAACACGTATCTTTTAGAATTGTCCCCGAATCTTCTTCGTATGAATTCTCTGCTTTATGTAgaatttctttacttcttgcATTCTGGTTATCTACTCTGTAAGAATTTATTGATTTTGCAAACTTGTGCACGTATGACGTGAAAAGGAAAAATATGTGGTTGTGAGATATTATTAAAACAAAATTGATGACGAGATGTGCTTATATTCTGTGTTTGAGGTCAACCATCTTTTCACTGATAAATCtgtaaaattaaaattttttttctGCCTCGTATCTATAATTTATACTAGCAAAAGCACGTACTTTCTTGTAACGATTCAACTGCAGTACTTAAGCGGATAACAAGTAGTGAATAAGAAAATTTTAAGCTGTGATTCTACTTTGAATGTTGTCTATGAATCTTATTAAATAGATTTCCAGATATTAAAAAGTAACcacttttaattttttttatagataTCAGATAATCCAATACCAAAGTTAGATAAATAGAATATACGAGTCATGCACATCATTCCATTATTACACATGCAATAAACACTAGCGTTTTAGTAGTCTCTGTACAAGCACATGCATTTTTTAGTTCTTTTATGTTTTAGTTGTGTAGTAACTTTCACAGAAATGCAAGCATTACTTACAATTTTATGAAATCTATTATCTAAATATATACATACCTATATAAAACATAGTGTTGTATAATGAAAAATATGTCAAATGCGACTGAAAAGAATCCCAAACCAAATTTCGTTGGATCTCCAAAAATACTTTCCCAATCATCTAAAAAGTAAATTATTTGtagtgaaatattttttataaaaaaatGAACATTCAGTTTTATATTCCATATACTTGGTATACATTACCATAATTATATGCGTTAAGTATCATCTGTAGCATTGACAGCATACCACCAGTAAAGTCTAAAAATATGTTGCCAATGCTCCAACCAACGGTGGATTTCCTTTTGTAATTATAAAATGCTTGTGGGACGTACTTAATTAACGTAATACTTAATTTCACATAACTACAATAATACAAAAAATCAAGCCACTTTATTGTATTCACTATTGCTAGTATCATCGAAATTAGGATAAAAACTGCAAATATTGAATGAATAATACGTGCTGTAGTGGATACCCTCTGGGTTCCAGTCTGAAAATATAATTTCCTCGTTAGAAAACCATAAAGGAGTCTTTAAAATTGCATAACTGTGATTAGTTACCTCATAAACAAAGCACTGAATAATAGTTATCACAGTCGCAAATGTTGCGTGTAAAGCGAAAAAAATATCGTTCACTTGTACAGGGTTTAAACCTTTTGGATATCTTCTAAAGTACTCGAGCTGAAAAATGTATATGCTTAGATTGATTTAAGATTAAGTAGGAAATCGATATATCATCTCGTAGTTCTCGTAATTCTCCGACTTACCTCGACTTCTGGTATCCAAAACAGGCCACAATTAAAAAGTGCATACATAATAAAACCAACCAAGTTTAGAGACAAGTAATCGAAATTTAATCCGACAACACTTTTGCGTTTGTAATTGCTATATATTTGTGGATAAAAGCTCACACTCCATGCTAGAAAGTATATCCATCCTACGACACTACTTATGTGGTAAAGTGTATCCGATTTTTCAATTGTCACTCTGACAAATGCTTGTGAAAAACTATAAAAATACTCAAAGTTAGGCACTGATGATATAGCTCACACAGGTTTTATAGTGAAAACATTCAACTTGTATTAGGCAAGAATTTTAATTCACATCTTACTTCTTTAAATCAACTTTGTCTAACTGATCTTGGGGTATTAGAATCACTTTAAAGAGTGTCATTATTTTTCAAATATTGATTTTTAAAGTTTTTAGCACTAATTACACATTAAACATCACTTGATATTAAAAAATTGGAAATTAAAGATATCGATAGTTAGTATATCATGTTCTAGTCAGAGCAGGAAGTAGCCTGCTCAAAATCTGAACACATACTGACTGAACTTTCAGTTAAGGATCCGATGACAAGTGCAGGTCAGGAGGCTATCTCTGCGAACCGCTAGATACTAGTCAACGTAATATTGATTAAAATCTTTTGGAATTTTATTAGTTAAAAAAGTAAATATTGATGTTATTTCAGTTCATAATCCGACTACATTTGATATGCAAAGGGGAGAGATTAATTCAGTTACTTTTTTGAATTATATCTATTATTTTTTCCTGTCACTCAATATGTCATAGTTTTCTTTATTTGCAAATTAAATAGAAGTAAATTTAATACATTCTACAATTTGTTACCAACTGTAATTTTTTACTTTAAGGAGTCTATAATATCATTTTTAAGCTCTAAAAAAAGAATACTTACTCTGTAATATTACTAGGTGTAACATTAAGACTAACAGTCGAGTGACCTGCACTGAGACCATTCACAAATATGTTCTGTTTCCATTCCTCCTGTACATCATTTTTCAAAATAGTAAAATTGGATGGATGGATAGAAATCAAATCTGGATGCTGCACTTTTATAGTTACTTCTACGTCGCTAGATAGATTTGTTCTATGGAAAAGAATTGGACAATTGTTAGtactatttattatattttttaattatgaTAGGAGTGCATAGTTAATTAAAATGTTAAAttaaaatatcaaacaacataaGACAGATATACTGTAATTAGCAATAATGAACAGATAATGCTTGAAATGTTATAATTTTTCAGTACTATCACTAAGTAATGTTATCAATGTTTTATTACTTCATGGACAAAGTTGTTCCAAAATAATATAACACAGAGCTGGATCATTTTAAAATTGCAATgtgtaattaaaataataaaattaatggagCTAGATACGTACAAAGCAATGTAGGTAAATAATACACAGATTACGTAGCAAACAATGAACTCTTTGTGCTTTATCTAATAAACATACTAAAACTGTCTTTATTAGAGGAAGTAATAAACTTTGTTCAGAAACACTTACGTCAGGTACAACTCAAATGACTCTTGACTGTTTAAATGAACTGTTATATCTTGTGTCGAAACTTTGAAATCTGCCCATGCTTGTTCTGTAacttaaatattataaattgttAATTAGACaagaaaaggaaagagaaaTTTCAACTAAAATTCCTGTACACGATACGAGCTATAATATTTCAACATACCTAGGATACCGAAAATCCCAATGTACCATATAAAGGCCATTTTTTGTCACTTCTGAAATAAATAACACAAAACTTTAATCCAACAGATTTGATTAACTTTACATCGCACTGTTCTCGATGATATTAATACTAATTTTAAAACAATTACTTTGGATAACAGCAAATCCACAATCTGATTTAGACTAGAATTAGTAGTGCAGTATTTAATTCTTCAAACGAGTCATTATCGTTTCGTGCCGATGACGTGTCAAATGGAAACATTTCTAACTGAATCGAGTAAACCGGGATACTACTGTGTGCACATCTAATCGGGAGAAGAATCTTTTTACTTCTGAAGGCTTTGACCGCTGAACACGCGGAAGAAATAAGGAAGTCATAGAAAGTGCCGGGCACTTTGTCGGGTGCATGTCATTGACGTAATCAGGAAAAATCTATATCAACGTAGCAGCTGTCATTCACGGAGCAGCCGAAACATAATAATTGCATTCTTTGTGTCCAACCTAAGGCATTCTTCGTTGAGGGGTTAGACGGAATCGGAAACCGCGTTAAACGTGGTTTCGAACGATGCGTTTACCTTATATCTTTATACAAGAATAAAAACACGGCTCTCTCGTGGAAAGACACAGAGAGTATCGGTCGGAC
The sequence above is a segment of the Xylocopa sonorina isolate GNS202 chromosome 7, iyXylSono1_principal, whole genome shotgun sequence genome. Coding sequences within it:
- the LOC143425138 gene encoding cystinosin-like isoform X3, whose translation is MAFIWYIGIFGILVTEQAWADFKVSTQDITVHLNSQESFELYLTTNLSSDVEVTIKVQHPDLISIHPSNFTILKNDVQEEWKQNIFVNGLSAGHSTVSLNVTPSNITDFSQAFVRVTIEKSDTLYHISSVVGWIYFLAWSVSFYPQIYSNYKRKSVVGLNFDYLSLNLVGFIMYALFNCGLFWIPEVELEYFRRYPKGLNPVQVNDIFFALHATFATVITIIQCFVYETGTQRVSTTARIIHSIFAVFILISMILAIVNTIKWLDFLYYCSYVKLSITLIKYVPQAFYNYKRKSTVGWSIGNIFLDFTGGMLSMLQMILNAYNYDDWESIFGDPTKFGLGFFSVAFDIFFIIQHYVLYRVDNQNARSKEILHKAENSYEEDSGTILKDTCCCGFLTQN
- the LOC143425138 gene encoding cystinosin-like isoform X7; amino-acid sequence: MAFIWYIGIFGILVTEQAWADFKVSTQDITVHLNSQESFELYLTTNLSSDVEVTIKVQHPDLISIHPSNFTILKNDVQEEWKQNIFVNGLSAGHSTVSLNVTPSNITDFSQAFVRVTIEKSDTLYHISSVVGWIYFLAWSVSFYPQIYSNYKRKSVVGLNFDYLSLNLVGFIMYALFNCGLFWIPEVELEYFRRYPKGLNPVQVNDIFFALHATFATVITIIQCFVYETGTQRVSTTARIIHSIFAVFILISMILAIVNTIKWLDFLYYCSYVKLSITLIKYVPQAFYNYKRKSTVGWSIGNIFLDFTGGMLSMLQMILNAYNYDDWESIFGDPTKFGLGFFSVAFDIFFIIQHYVLYRFISEKMVDLKHRI
- the LOC143425138 gene encoding cystinosin-like isoform X2, whose protein sequence is MAFIWYIGIFGILEQAWADFKVSTQDITVHLNSQESFELYLTTNLSSDVEVTIKVQHPDLISIHPSNFTILKNDVQEEWKQNIFVNGLSAGHSTVSLNVTPSNITDFSQAFVRVTIEKSDTLYHISSVVGWIYFLAWSVSFYPQIYSNYKRKSVVGLNFDYLSLNLVGFIMYALFNCGLFWIPEVELEYFRRYPKGLNPVQVNDIFFALHATFATVITIIQCFVYETGTQRVSTTARIIHSIFAVFILISMILAIVNTIKWLDFLYYCSYVKLSITLIKYVPQAFYNYKRKSTVGWSIGNIFLDFTGGMLSMLQMILNAYNYDDWESIFGDPTKFGLGFFSVAFDIFFIIQHYVLYRMNISLLLRTKQSALSLHRNLSCWTAAITRKHRKIYYNTFPTYLVLPDGSSITIDYDVPRRIITLPLNIDTLCEEERKTRIEKRRTIVKAKISDEYQDDFDETEFYKVAQPK
- the LOC143425138 gene encoding cystinosin-like isoform X1, with translation MAFIWYIGIFGILVTEQAWADFKVSTQDITVHLNSQESFELYLTTNLSSDVEVTIKVQHPDLISIHPSNFTILKNDVQEEWKQNIFVNGLSAGHSTVSLNVTPSNITDFSQAFVRVTIEKSDTLYHISSVVGWIYFLAWSVSFYPQIYSNYKRKSVVGLNFDYLSLNLVGFIMYALFNCGLFWIPEVELEYFRRYPKGLNPVQVNDIFFALHATFATVITIIQCFVYETGTQRVSTTARIIHSIFAVFILISMILAIVNTIKWLDFLYYCSYVKLSITLIKYVPQAFYNYKRKSTVGWSIGNIFLDFTGGMLSMLQMILNAYNYDDWESIFGDPTKFGLGFFSVAFDIFFIIQHYVLYRMNISLLLRTKQSALSLHRNLSCWTAAITRKHRKIYYNTFPTYLVLPDGSSITIDYDVPRRIITLPLNIDTLCEEERKTRIEKRRTIVKAKISDEYQDDFDETEFYKVAQPK
- the LOC143425138 gene encoding cystinosin-like isoform X6, yielding MAFIWYIGIFGILVTEQAWADFKVSTQDITVHLNSQESFELYLTTNLSSDVEVTIKVQHPDLISIHPSNFTILKNDVQEEWKQNIFVNGLSAGHSTVSLNVTPSNITDFSQAFVRVTIEKSDTLYHISSVVGWIYFLAWSVSFYPQIYSNYKRKSVVGLNFDYLSLNLVGFIMYALFNCGLFWIPEVELEYFRRYPKGLNPVQVNDIFFALHATFATVITIIQCFVYETGTQRVSTTARIIHSIFAVFILISMILAIVNTIKWLDFLYYCSYVKLSITLIKYVPQAFYNYKRKSTVGWSIGNIFLDFTGGMLSMLQMILNAYNYDDWESIFGDPTKFGLGFFSVAFDIFFIIQHYVLYRFDFTMRGHLVFGGK
- the LOC143425138 gene encoding cystinosin-like isoform X4, with product MAFIWYIGIFGILVTEQAWADFKVSTQDITVHLNSQESFELYLTTNLSSDVEVTIKVQHPDLISIHPSNFTILKNDVQEEWKQNIFVNGLSAGHSTVSLNVTPSNITDFSQAFVRVTIEKSDTLYHISSVVGWIYFLAWSVSFYPQIYSNYKRKSVVGLNFDYLSLNLVGFIMYALFNCGLFWIPEVELEYFRRYPKGLNPVQVNDIFFALHATFATVITIIQCFVYETGTQRVSTTARIIHSIFAVFILISMILAIVNTIKWLDFLYYCSYVKLSITLIKYVPQAFYNYKRKSTVGWSIGNIFLDFTGGMLSMLQMILNAYNYDDWESIFGDPTKFGLGFFSVAFDIFFIIQHYVLYRDRKEYVEIPGNNYGESQENPSTSTVA
- the LOC143425138 gene encoding cystinosin-like isoform X5, translating into MTLFKVILIPQDQLDKVDLKNFSQAFVRVTIEKSDTLYHISSVVGWIYFLAWSVSFYPQIYSNYKRKSVVGLNFDYLSLNLVGFIMYALFNCGLFWIPEVELEYFRRYPKGLNPVQVNDIFFALHATFATVITIIQCFVYETGTQRVSTTARIIHSIFAVFILISMILAIVNTIKWLDFLYYCSYVKLSITLIKYVPQAFYNYKRKSTVGWSIGNIFLDFTGGMLSMLQMILNAYNYDDWESIFGDPTKFGLGFFSVAFDIFFIIQHYVLYRMNISLLLRTKQSALSLHRNLSCWTAAITRKHRKIYYNTFPTYLVLPDGSSITIDYDVPRRIITLPLNIDTLCEEERKTRIEKRRTIVKAKISDEYQDDFDETEFYKVAQPK